One Halorarum halophilum DNA window includes the following coding sequences:
- a CDS encoding DUF7266 family protein, with the protein MRDERAAATTLGYALNLTVATLLVSGLLIAGGGFVSSEREQSVRTELHVVGQQLSGDIGAADRLARSTSGSPVTVELTRRFPEDIVGVQYYIAVDWNDGDPYLQLATNDPDVTVRVAIASRTTLATSRVQGGSVHVVYDATNDRLEVTDG; encoded by the coding sequence ATGCGTGATGAGCGCGCGGCAGCGACGACGCTTGGTTATGCGTTGAACCTGACCGTCGCCACGCTTCTCGTCAGTGGATTGCTCATCGCCGGCGGCGGGTTCGTCTCGAGCGAGCGCGAGCAGAGCGTTCGAACCGAATTGCATGTCGTCGGCCAACAGCTCTCCGGCGACATTGGTGCGGCAGATAGACTCGCACGTTCGACGAGCGGATCGCCGGTTACCGTCGAACTGACCCGGCGCTTCCCCGAGGACATCGTTGGGGTACAGTACTACATTGCAGTTGACTGGAATGACGGCGACCCCTACCTCCAACTTGCAACGAACGATCCGGACGTGACCGTCCGCGTAGCAATCGCGAGCAGAACGACGCTGGCCACCAGCAGGGTGCAGGGCGGGAGCGTCCACGTTGTATACGACGCCACCAACGACCGTTTGGAGGTGACCGATGGTTGA
- a CDS encoding DUF7289 family protein — protein MVDRAVSDTLSFVLVFTLIISSVGVATVYGIGSLQETRDFERVNNAERAFEILADNLHEIHAHDAPNRATELKLADAQLKRGETTRMTVEITNAQSPNPRFSVDTDPIVYTAAGTDTSIVYSNGAVIREDRDGAILKREPRLLFGTSGGETTAVIPFIETRIRSGGVGGSSTVLIRAERASSDLIIGDVEPDASANPNVGETYDVTMTIETTTKRGPVWDRYLDNQLEPMTGSMNSCSESTGIVTCSFSVHELYVSATRIDVKIE, from the coding sequence ATGGTTGACCGGGCGGTGAGTGACACACTCAGCTTCGTGCTGGTCTTCACGCTGATCATCTCCTCGGTCGGCGTCGCCACAGTCTACGGAATCGGGAGCCTGCAGGAGACCCGTGACTTCGAACGGGTGAATAACGCAGAGCGGGCATTTGAAATTCTCGCGGACAATCTGCATGAGATCCATGCACATGATGCTCCGAACCGTGCGACGGAACTCAAGTTGGCCGACGCCCAACTCAAGCGGGGCGAGACGACCAGAATGACTGTCGAGATTACAAACGCCCAGTCACCGAACCCCCGGTTCAGCGTAGACACTGATCCGATTGTCTACACCGCAGCGGGGACGGACACCTCGATCGTCTACTCAAACGGGGCGGTTATCCGTGAGGATCGCGACGGTGCCATACTGAAGCGCGAACCACGGTTGCTGTTTGGTACTTCCGGGGGTGAGACGACAGCGGTAATTCCGTTCATTGAGACACGAATCAGGAGCGGAGGGGTTGGTGGCTCATCGACGGTTCTGATTCGAGCCGAACGCGCGAGTTCGGACCTGATCATCGGTGACGTCGAACCCGACGCCTCGGCCAATCCTAACGTCGGCGAAACATATGATGTGACAATGACTATCGAAACGACGACCAAACGTGGGCCGGTCTGGGACCGCTATCTCGATAACCAGCTTGAACCCATGACGGGGTCGATGAACAGCTGTTCCGAGTCCACCGGTATTGTGACGTGCTCGTTCTCGGTTCACGAACTCTACGTCTCCGCAACGCGAATCGACGTGAAGATCGAGTGA
- a CDS encoding DUF7289 family protein, producing the protein MRESGLLAAMREGQQHGRGQSETIGVVLILAIAIIGTTTVVALGSDLITERQEHTQNQRTEHAMTVLDAGAATVALGDSEVRSLDVGGTQGTFSVDKSAGRITVTHVNWDGTNDEVLFSKPLGAFVYANGDTEIAYQGGGVWRHQGSESTMVSRPEFHYRGATLTLPIIRVTGGSESDSGPVRATVKKDPNVTSEKVFPDASSTYTGSSKQYRNPTDEGRIIITVQSRYYQAWGSHFEDRTDGNIVYDHANEEVELTLTTTGQSGPFQTPAEDSSLSVRGLEGGHSLDEFGMTLRPDNTDSADFSNLQWSLWAEGANGKQQFEVHLRRSGGGKTCSNPAIASMTVYYSDDGGSTYQGWAQDTAFTASCDSDNNILLDTTFLDPTYPGPTLTYTSLSQSQLGHFNPNGQLVNSPTFDEHEDTVEWEPKTYTSGDTETSGRLLNHYFGLISPDFDLTVDDKNSNTVSEDASTGTIEYQGSDQYVTFLHITENGVEIDT; encoded by the coding sequence ATGCGCGAGAGCGGCTTATTGGCGGCAATGCGGGAGGGTCAACAACATGGGCGCGGCCAGTCTGAAACCATCGGTGTTGTTCTCATCCTCGCCATCGCCATTATTGGGACGACAACGGTCGTTGCGCTTGGTTCCGACCTTATCACTGAGAGACAAGAACACACCCAGAATCAGCGAACTGAACACGCGATGACCGTGCTTGACGCAGGTGCCGCCACGGTTGCGCTTGGCGACTCAGAAGTGCGGTCTCTTGACGTGGGGGGCACTCAGGGGACATTTTCGGTCGACAAGTCAGCGGGTCGAATCACTGTTACTCACGTCAATTGGGACGGGACGAATGACGAAGTTCTCTTCTCGAAACCGCTTGGCGCGTTCGTCTATGCGAATGGCGATACGGAAATCGCCTATCAGGGAGGAGGCGTCTGGCGTCATCAGGGCAGCGAAAGTACGATGGTCTCACGGCCGGAGTTTCACTACCGGGGCGCGACTCTGACGCTTCCGATCATCCGTGTCACCGGTGGGAGTGAAAGCGATAGCGGGCCGGTCAGGGCGACGGTGAAAAAGGACCCGAATGTAACCTCTGAAAAGGTGTTCCCAGACGCAAGTAGTACCTACACGGGCAGCAGCAAACAGTACCGCAATCCGACTGACGAGGGAAGAATCATCATTACCGTTCAGAGTAGATACTATCAAGCATGGGGGTCGCACTTCGAGGACCGAACTGACGGAAACATTGTCTACGACCACGCCAATGAGGAGGTCGAACTCACCCTTACCACGACGGGGCAATCCGGACCTTTCCAGACACCAGCTGAAGATAGTTCTCTCAGCGTGCGGGGGTTGGAGGGCGGACACAGTCTCGACGAATTCGGTATGACGCTCCGGCCGGACAACACCGACAGCGCGGATTTTTCGAATCTCCAGTGGTCGCTCTGGGCCGAGGGAGCCAACGGCAAACAGCAGTTCGAGGTTCACCTGCGAAGGAGCGGCGGTGGGAAGACCTGTAGTAATCCCGCAATCGCCTCGATGACGGTGTACTACTCCGACGACGGCGGATCCACCTACCAGGGATGGGCCCAGGATACTGCCTTCACCGCCTCCTGTGATTCCGACAACAATATCCTCCTCGACACAACGTTCCTCGATCCCACCTATCCAGGGCCGACACTCACGTATACCTCGCTCAGTCAGAGTCAACTCGGCCATTTCAATCCAAACGGCCAACTCGTGAATTCGCCGACGTTCGACGAACACGAAGACACTGTCGAGTGGGAGCCGAAGACCTACACAAGCGGAGATACGGAGACGAGCGGACGTCTCCTCAATCACTACTTTGGCCTGATTTCACCGGACTTCGACCTCACCGTCGACGATAAGAACTCGAACACGGTCAGCGAGGACGCATCAACGGGAACGATCGAGTACCAAGGGTCGGACCAATACGTCACCTTCCTCCACATTACAGAGAACGGCGTCGAGATCGATACATAG
- a CDS encoding HalOD1 output domain-containing protein: MGSDYRSQTDGFEDGNAVHRILATISEAVNTDVVELRPSLANKLDTDALEQLLHSADETVRVTFQYQQRVVEIRGDGVIVVTDRSGEE, from the coding sequence GTGGGATCTGACTATCGCAGTCAAACAGATGGTTTTGAAGACGGGAATGCTGTCCACCGAATTTTGGCCACGATTTCGGAGGCTGTAAATACGGATGTAGTTGAACTCAGGCCTTCACTTGCTAATAAGCTTGACACTGATGCTCTTGAACAACTACTGCATAGCGCTGACGAGACTGTTCGCGTGACATTCCAGTACCAGCAGAGGGTGGTGGAAATTCGTGGCGACGGTGTCATTGTCGTAACTGACCGTTCGGGAGAAGAGTAG